AGACCCTCTAGACGTTCACAGGGACTCGTGCGGCACGTCGAAGTGCTCGTAGTAGAAGGCGAACCGTTCCCGTAGTTCGTCGGGGTCCAGGCCGAGGTCAGCGGCCGTGTAGACATGTTCACCGTGCTTGCCGCGCGCGTTCTTCGGCAGCCATTCCTTCAGGCGTCGTTCCGCCTCGGGGGTCAGCTCGGCACCGGCCCGGTCGTAGATACGGCGGACCGTTCCAATCGGATCGGCGTTCAGCTCGGCGAACTTGACGTCGACGAACCGGTCGTCGGCGGGGTCGCGGTCGCGTACGGCGCCGCGCAGCAGCCGTTCTGTCATGATGACGGCCTGGCGTCCCACGAGGTGGGGATTGGGGTGCGCGTAGGCCTGCCGGTACGAGTACGCCAGCAGGCTGCCGGTGGACAACACGCTGCGCACGGGGTCGCGATGGGTCTGCACGACGGTGGCGTCGGGGAACGCCGCGGTGAGAGGCTTGAACTGCTCCATGTGCTGCGGCGACTTCAGCAGCCAGCGTCTGCCGGTCGGCCGGATCCAGGCCATGGCCTGCAGCACGCGCCGCAGGTAGGCGTACCCGGCGGTGTGGTCGGTGCCGGTGTACCACTTCATGTAGTCCGGCAGCATCGGCGCCGTCGCCTCGAACTGCATCGAGCAGAAGCCCATGGCGAGGATGCCGAGTTCTTCTTCCGCGGCCTCGTTGTCCATCTCGTGCATCTTGACCATCTCGGGGGACGACCGGTGCATGTACCTGATGATCCTGGCGCCGGCCGCGATGCGCGGGTCGGGATCAGGCACCGGCTCGGCGGCGTCCCCGAACGGCAGCGGGTTCACCATCTCCCAGAACGGGATGAAACGCAGGCCGGGGTCCTCGGCCATGAGGCGCTGCAGGAAACTCGTGCCGCTGCGCACCAGTCCGGCGACGACGATGGGGCCCTCGACCGGCTGCTCGAACGCCTCGGGCCGCCGCTTGGCGAGGTCCTCCAGCCGTAATCGGTTCGACAGCGCGCTCAGGATCGTCGAGTACATCGACAATCGGCCGAAAGGGTGGAACTCGGTCACCTCGTTGACGCCGCGGCACAGGAGCTCCAACGGCTCGTCCAGCGGCGCGAGGTCCCCGAAGTCGGTCAGGCCGGTGCGCTTGCGGGCCTTGGCCTTGAGTACCTCGGGGTCGAACCGCCACAGGCGCGAGCCGAACGGCCGCAGGACGAGGTTGGCGGTGCGTAACTCGATCGGCAGCCGGGGGTTCTGCCAGTCTCTGGCGCGTTCGGTCAGTTCTTCGGTTCGCGGTTGAGGGACGCCTTTGTACACGGCGACTCCGATCCGGTGATGAGAGGGGGTCGCCGGTGCGGACGGCGAAGGGGGGTGCGGGTGGAGCTGGGGCCGAGAGGGTTCCTATCCGGCGGGGGTGAGTGTGTGCAGCGCGTGCTCGACGAGCGTGACGAGCACGATCTTGGCGGAGGCGCGGCGGCGCACGTCACACATGATGACCGGCACCTCGGGGTCGAGGTCCAGCGCGATGCGCACGTCCTCGGCCTCGTGGCGGTCGGCGCCGTCGAAGCAGTTGACGGCCACGATGAACGGTGTGCCGCGCTGCTCGAAGTAGTCGATCGAGGGGAAGCAGTCGGTGAGGCGGCGGGTGTCGGCGAGCACGACGGCGCCGAGCGCGCCGTAGGACAACTCATCCCACATGAACCAGAAACGCTCCTGTCCGGGGGTGCCGAACAGGTACACCACGAGGCCCTCGCGGATGGTGATGCGGCCGAAGTCCATCGCCACGGTGGTGGTCGTCTTGGTCTCGACCCCGTCGAGGTCGTCGACGCCGATGCCGCGGTCGGACAGCACCTCTTCGGTGCGCAGCGGACGGATCTCGCTGATCGCCCCGACCAGCGTGGTCTTCCCCACGCCGAAGCCGCCCGCCACCAGGATCTTGAGGGCGACGGGCTCCTCAGAGTGCTCGTAAGCCATTGATCACTTCCTTGAGAAGGCGCTCGTTCGGCCGCGGTCCCCGATGCGCGGGGGCCTGCACGCCGATCATGCCGTGGTCGTGGAGATCGCCGAGGAGCACACGGACCACGCCGAGCGGCAGGTCGATCTCGGAGGCGATGTCCGCGACCGACATCGGCCGTTCGCACAGGTCGAGGATGCGCTGCTCCTCAGGCCCGAGACCGGCCTCGCCAGTGTACGGAGCACCGGTCGCGGTGACCATAGCGATCAGGTCGAGATCGTCGGCGGACGACCGGGTGCGGCCACGGATCAGCGCGTAGGGACGGACGACGGGGCCCGCCTCCTCGTCCAGCCACTGCTCTCCGCTGAGGGTCATGGCGCCGTCCGCGGGTTGGTGGAGATGTGCTGGCCGACCCGCTTGACGAGCATGGCCATCTCGTAGGCGATGTGGCCCACGTCGGCGTCGGCGCTGCTGAGCACCGCGAGGCACGTGCCGGTGCCGGCCGCGGTCACGAACAGGAACGCGCTCTCCATCTCGACGATGGTCTGCCGCACCTCGCCGCCGCCGAAGTGGCGGCCCGCGCCGCGCGCGAGGCTCTGGAAGCCGGACGCGACGGCCGACAGGTGCTCGGCGTCCTCGCGGCCGAAGCCCGAGGAGGCCCCGACGACCAGGCCGTCGGTAGACAGGATGACGGCCTGGCGCACGGCGGCGACCCTGCTGATCAGATCGTCCAGAAGCCAGTTGAGTTCGCCGTTTGGCGAGACATTGCCAGTCATTCGTCACCCTTCTCGCCGGTCGCCTGATGGACGTAGCCCTCACTATGGTCGCGCAGCCCGCGCTGTGGGTCACGCCGGTCCGCGCGTTCCGAAGGCTCCTCGCCTTCGCCGCGCGCGGCCTCCGGCGGCGTCTGCGCGCCGTCGTGCCTGCTCAGGTGCTCATTCGGCCGGTCGTGCTGTGCCGCGGAGTTCTCACCAGGATCCTGTTCCGATTCCAGCCGTCCGCGGCGTCCGCCTTGCTGGAAGGCCGAGAACATGGCGCGCGTCTCGTCGGGAGAGCGTTCCGGGGCGGTGGGGCCGGTGTCGGCGGAGGGGGTCGGGGCGGCGAGAGGCGTGGCGGCCTCCCGGGTCCTGCTGTCCTGCTGCTTGTTGTCCCGCAGTTGCGGCGCCATGCTGGCCTGCCGCACCCGGCGGGGAAGGCCGGCGTGGGTGCCGGCCGCCTTGGGTTTGGGTGCCGGGGTCCGCTGCGGCGGCACCGTGGACGGTGGCCCGGTGTCGGTGATCGCCGTGATGGCGGGGTCGGTGGCGGGGCCGTCGTCGCTGTTCACCAGGCCCGGGACGACGGTCAGCGACGGGCTGTCGCCGGTCCGCGCGGGGGTGAAGTACGGCGAGGGTGACTCCTCGGCCGGTTTGTCTACCTCGCCTGCCGCGGCCGGTGCGTCCGCCGTCCTCGCCGTTCCTGCCGTGTCCGTCGCCTCCGCGGCGGACAGCACGGGGAGCGGGCCGCGTGCGTGGCGGGGGCCGGTGTCGGCGACGAGCAGCGGAGCGGGGGAGGCGTCGTCGGACACGATCTGGCGCGGGATGAGCACGATGGCCGTCGTGCCGCCGTACGGGGACGCGCGCAGCACGACGCTCACGTTGTTGCGCGCGGCGAGCTGGCCCACGACGAACAGGCCGAGACGGTCGCTGTCGGCGAGGTCGAACTCCGGCGGCTGCGCGAGCCGCTGGTTGATGGAGGCGTACTCCTCCGGGCTGAGACCGAGGCCGCGGTCCTCGATCTCGACGACGAAGCCGTTGGCCACCGAATCGCCGCGCACCTGCACGCGGGTGCGCGGCGGCGAGAACACGGTGGCGTTCTCGATCAGCTCGGCGATCAGGTGGATGATGTCGGCGACCGCCGCACCGGCGACGAACGCGTTCGGCAGGGGGAACACGTTGACCCGTGTGTAGCCCTCCACCTCGGCGACCGCGGCGCGCACCACGTCCATCACCGGCACGGGCTTGCGCCACGCGCGGCCGGGAGCGGCGCCGGACAGGATGATCAGGCTTTCCGCGTGGCGGCGCATGCGCGTGGTGAGGTGGTCGAGCTGGAACAGGTCCTCCAGCGCCTCGGGGTCGGACGCGCGGCGCTGCATGGTGTCGAGCAGCCGCAGCTGCCGGTGCAGCAGCCCCTGCTTGCGCCGCGCCAGGTTGAGGAACACCTGGCTGACGCCTCTGCGCAGGTCGGCCTGCTCCACGGCGGCCCGCACGGCGGTGCGCTGCACCGAGCCGAACGCCTCGGCGACGTCGTGCACCTCGGCGGAGTCGCCACCGGGGATCGGCGGGGCCTCGGCCTCGACGTCGACCTCCTCACCCTTGCGCAGGCGGTCGACGACCCGCGGCAGGCGTACCCCGGCCAGCTCGCGCGCGGAGTTGCGCAGGTCGGCCAGCTCGCGGATGAGGCGGCGGCCGAAGCGCACCGAGATGACGATGGACGCGACCACGGCGATCAGGCCGAGGCCGCCGGCGATGCCGATGCGCAGGAGGATGCCGGTGGCGACGCTCAGCGCGCGGTCGGCCAGCGCGCCGGAGGCCTTGCTGCCGACCTGGTCGAGCATCGCGGACAGGTTGTCGGTGATGGCCTGCCAGCGGCTCACCGACGGAGGCAGCGGGCCGGTGGCCCTGGCCCGGTCGATGATGTCCTGCTCCATCGTGATGAAGCGTTTGAACGTCGGGGAGGCGAAGACCTCCTCGTACGGCTTGCGCAGGTCCGGTTCGAGCATCGCCATGCCCTTGGCGTACTGGAAGCGCCGGTTGGCCACCCACTCGGCGAACGCCTCGTACTCGGCGTCGGACAGGCCGTCGCGTGCGATGGCCGCGGTGACGAGCGCGTTCTCCCTGGCGATGATCTCGCGGGCCTGGCCCATGGACTGCATCGCGCCGGCCTGCTCGAAGATGGACAGGTCAGGGACCGAGACCATGCGGTCGTACAGGCGGAAGACGCCGTCCATGATCTGGTTGTACGCCTGGATGGTGGCGAGGCGCGTGGACTGGCCGCTGTCCACGTTGGCCCGGATGCCGGGAAGCTGCTCCAGCTCGTTGAGCAGGGCCGTCGTCGCGTCCCGTGTGGCGTCGTTCGAGGCGCTGCGCGTGTCGCCGGACAACGCGGCGGCGCGGAACTTGGCGAGGGAGGCGTCGGTGGCGCGGCGCTGGGCCGCCATGCGGTCCTGCTGCTGCGGCGCGGACCCGGACGCGGTGGCGGAGACGGAACGTTCGGCCTGAACCTGGAGCCCCAGGTCCGTGGAAGTGAGTCCGAGGCTCTGGTAGATGGTGTTGGCCCGCATCAGCGACAGGCCGTCCCCGACGGTCAGATTGAGGACGAAGCCCCATAGCGCGCTTAACGAAAGCAGTGGTAGGAGCAGCAATGAAAAGATCTTGAAGCGGATCGACCGCTTTCCAGAACTCATGGTGACTCCTGCGCGCCGGGAGGATCTTGCCGCATTTGGGGGGAATGCACCTCCGGAAGATCGCTCAGAAGGCTAGCACCGATAAGGTTCCGGCGTACTGGAGGACGAATGATTACTGTAATAACAGGCGCCACAGCCGGCATCGGCGCGGCAGCCGCCGAAGGTATCGCACGCGCGGGTCACGACGTCGTCCTGGTCGGTCGTTCCCGCGCCAGACTTGACTCCGTCGCCGCCAGGATCGAGACGCTCACCGGCCGCCGGCCGGACGCGCACGCCGCGGACTTCGCGTCGTTCGACGAGGTCAGAGCGCTGGCCGCCACGTTGCTCGGCACCTACGAACGCA
The window above is part of the Sphaerisporangium rubeum genome. Proteins encoded here:
- a CDS encoding sulfotransferase; the protein is MYKGVPQPRTEELTERARDWQNPRLPIELRTANLVLRPFGSRLWRFDPEVLKAKARKRTGLTDFGDLAPLDEPLELLCRGVNEVTEFHPFGRLSMYSTILSALSNRLRLEDLAKRRPEAFEQPVEGPIVVAGLVRSGTSFLQRLMAEDPGLRFIPFWEMVNPLPFGDAAEPVPDPDPRIAAGARIIRYMHRSSPEMVKMHEMDNEAAEEELGILAMGFCSMQFEATAPMLPDYMKWYTGTDHTAGYAYLRRVLQAMAWIRPTGRRWLLKSPQHMEQFKPLTAAFPDATVVQTHRDPVRSVLSTGSLLAYSYRQAYAHPNPHLVGRQAVIMTERLLRGAVRDRDPADDRFVDVKFAELNADPIGTVRRIYDRAGAELTPEAERRLKEWLPKNARGKHGEHVYTAADLGLDPDELRERFAFYYEHFDVPHESL
- a CDS encoding GTP-binding protein, giving the protein MAYEHSEEPVALKILVAGGFGVGKTTLVGAISEIRPLRTEEVLSDRGIGVDDLDGVETKTTTTVAMDFGRITIREGLVVYLFGTPGQERFWFMWDELSYGALGAVVLADTRRLTDCFPSIDYFEQRGTPFIVAVNCFDGADRHEAEDVRIALDLDPEVPVIMCDVRRRASAKIVLVTLVEHALHTLTPAG
- a CDS encoding DUF742 domain-containing protein, whose product is MTLSGEQWLDEEAGPVVRPYALIRGRTRSSADDLDLIAMVTATGAPYTGEAGLGPEEQRILDLCERPMSVADIASEIDLPLGVVRVLLGDLHDHGMIGVQAPAHRGPRPNERLLKEVINGLRAL
- a CDS encoding roadblock/LC7 domain-containing protein, which encodes MTGNVSPNGELNWLLDDLISRVAAVRQAVILSTDGLVVGASSGFGREDAEHLSAVASGFQSLARGAGRHFGGGEVRQTIVEMESAFLFVTAAGTGTCLAVLSSADADVGHIAYEMAMLVKRVGQHISTNPRTAP
- a CDS encoding sensor histidine kinase translates to MSSGKRSIRFKIFSLLLLPLLSLSALWGFVLNLTVGDGLSLMRANTIYQSLGLTSTDLGLQVQAERSVSATASGSAPQQQDRMAAQRRATDASLAKFRAAALSGDTRSASNDATRDATTALLNELEQLPGIRANVDSGQSTRLATIQAYNQIMDGVFRLYDRMVSVPDLSIFEQAGAMQSMGQAREIIARENALVTAAIARDGLSDAEYEAFAEWVANRRFQYAKGMAMLEPDLRKPYEEVFASPTFKRFITMEQDIIDRARATGPLPPSVSRWQAITDNLSAMLDQVGSKASGALADRALSVATGILLRIGIAGGLGLIAVVASIVISVRFGRRLIRELADLRNSARELAGVRLPRVVDRLRKGEEVDVEAEAPPIPGGDSAEVHDVAEAFGSVQRTAVRAAVEQADLRRGVSQVFLNLARRKQGLLHRQLRLLDTMQRRASDPEALEDLFQLDHLTTRMRRHAESLIILSGAAPGRAWRKPVPVMDVVRAAVAEVEGYTRVNVFPLPNAFVAGAAVADIIHLIAELIENATVFSPPRTRVQVRGDSVANGFVVEIEDRGLGLSPEEYASINQRLAQPPEFDLADSDRLGLFVVGQLAARNNVSVVLRASPYGGTTAIVLIPRQIVSDDASPAPLLVADTGPRHARGPLPVLSAAEATDTAGTARTADAPAAAGEVDKPAEESPSPYFTPARTGDSPSLTVVPGLVNSDDGPATDPAITAITDTGPPSTVPPQRTPAPKPKAAGTHAGLPRRVRQASMAPQLRDNKQQDSRTREAATPLAAPTPSADTGPTAPERSPDETRAMFSAFQQGGRRGRLESEQDPGENSAAQHDRPNEHLSRHDGAQTPPEAARGEGEEPSERADRRDPQRGLRDHSEGYVHQATGEKGDE